A region from the Agrococcus sp. SL85 genome encodes:
- a CDS encoding sensor histidine kinase, with the protein MLRWWRDASIATRVFAQTATMLLLAGLGAFALLAADAQQVLDREAASTSSELAQAIAATPTVREAAAAAFEAYPRDRDGAVRAASEAMQDYVQGVTEATRLDFITVMHPDGTRYTHPDPDRIGGAFLGSRGPALEGRTFTEVYEGTLGPSVRAVTPIEVDGEVVGLVAAGVTVERVGTLVVQRLLVVGALLVAALVLAALGAWVLARRLDRATGGRRPEDLARLFDAHEAVLHSVDDGLVLVEQGSVVLANDRARSLLALGDLPLPIVPEASLPPGVRRVLEGEGQVRVRGRWLVVERHEAGSGRTTLTIRDRTELQRMTGELDAVRQLASALRAQTHEFGNRMHTVATLIELGESARAVEVATAGRALGQRLADRVVGDDEEPVIAALLLGKAAEAHERGVEMHVETHLEPGTHGIDPVDFVSMLGNLVDNAIDAAADRAGAAIGSGTEASAWVEVYLDEDEEGQIVLQVTDSGAGLPEAQRDAAFGAGWSTKPPGPHGRGFGLSIVRETVERLGGTVELGAAEHGGAVATVVVPRPGVAA; encoded by the coding sequence ATGCTCCGGTGGTGGCGCGACGCGAGCATCGCCACGCGCGTGTTCGCGCAGACCGCGACGATGCTGCTGCTCGCAGGGCTGGGCGCCTTCGCGCTCCTGGCCGCCGACGCCCAGCAGGTGCTCGACCGGGAGGCTGCCTCGACGAGCTCCGAGCTCGCGCAGGCGATCGCCGCGACGCCCACGGTGCGCGAGGCGGCCGCGGCGGCCTTCGAGGCCTACCCGCGCGACCGCGACGGGGCGGTCCGGGCGGCCTCGGAGGCGATGCAGGACTACGTGCAGGGCGTGACCGAGGCGACGCGGCTCGACTTCATCACCGTCATGCACCCCGATGGCACGCGCTACACGCATCCCGATCCCGACCGCATCGGCGGCGCCTTCCTCGGCTCGCGCGGTCCCGCGCTCGAGGGGCGCACCTTCACGGAGGTCTACGAGGGCACGCTCGGGCCCTCGGTGCGGGCGGTCACGCCGATCGAGGTCGACGGCGAGGTGGTGGGGCTCGTCGCCGCGGGCGTCACGGTCGAGCGGGTCGGCACGCTGGTCGTGCAGCGGCTGCTCGTCGTGGGCGCGCTGCTCGTCGCGGCGCTCGTGCTCGCCGCGCTCGGCGCGTGGGTGCTCGCGCGGCGGCTCGACCGCGCGACCGGCGGGCGGCGGCCCGAGGACCTCGCGCGGCTGTTCGACGCGCACGAGGCCGTGCTGCACTCGGTCGACGACGGCCTCGTGCTCGTCGAGCAGGGCAGCGTCGTGCTCGCGAACGATCGCGCGCGCTCGCTGCTCGCGCTCGGCGACCTGCCGCTGCCCATCGTGCCGGAGGCCTCGCTGCCGCCCGGCGTGCGGCGCGTGCTCGAGGGCGAGGGACAGGTGCGCGTGCGCGGCCGCTGGCTCGTGGTCGAGCGCCACGAGGCGGGCTCGGGGCGCACGACCCTGACGATCCGCGACCGCACCGAGCTGCAGCGGATGACGGGCGAGCTCGACGCCGTGCGCCAGCTCGCGTCGGCGCTGCGCGCGCAGACGCACGAGTTCGGCAACCGCATGCACACGGTCGCGACGCTCATCGAGCTGGGCGAGAGCGCGAGGGCGGTCGAGGTCGCCACGGCCGGGCGGGCGCTCGGCCAGCGCCTCGCCGACCGCGTCGTGGGCGACGACGAGGAGCCGGTGATCGCGGCGCTGCTGCTGGGCAAGGCGGCCGAGGCGCACGAGCGCGGCGTCGAGATGCACGTCGAGACGCACCTGGAGCCCGGCACGCACGGCATCGACCCGGTCGACTTCGTCTCGATGCTCGGCAACCTCGTCGACAACGCGATCGACGCGGCCGCCGACCGCGCGGGCGCCGCGATCGGCTCGGGCACCGAGGCCTCGGCGTGGGTCGAGGTGTACCTCGACGAGGACGAGGAGGGCCAGATCGTGCTCCAGGTCACCGACAGCGGCGCCGGGCTCCCCGAGGCGCAGCGCGACGCGGCCTTCGGCGCCGGCTGGTCGACGAAGCCGCCCGGGCCCCACGGCCGCGGCTTCGGCCTCAGCATCGTGCGCGAGACGGTGGAGCGGCTGGGCGGCACGGTCGAGCTCGGCGCCGCCGAGCACGGCGGCGCGGTCGCGACCGTCGTGGTGCCGCGGCCGGGGGTCGCCGCGTGA
- a CDS encoding methyltransferase domain-containing protein has translation MDCAYFDAWRCRSCTLLETPYARQLAEQQASVERMLSALAWEPPFASAVAGFRNKAKMAVAGTVDAPTLGILAADGSGIDLQACPLHERPIQDAMPVLEALVREARLTPYDVPSRRGELKHLLLTASPDGELALRLVLRSSEAIARIRKRLAALLGALPLASVSVNLQPAHKAVLEGDEELVLHGGTLRMRVNDVPLRLKPRSFFQTNTAVAAGLYRQATAWIDEVDPASALDLYCGVGGFALHAARPGRRMAGVEVAAEAIDAAHESAAELGLDVAFSVGDATAVDLETGAAPELVVVNPPRRGIGPLAARLEASAARHVVYSSCNPVTLARDLQAMPSLVPVRGRVFDMFPHTGHAEVLVHLERR, from the coding sequence CTGGACTGCGCGTACTTCGACGCATGGCGCTGCCGCTCCTGCACGCTGCTCGAGACGCCGTACGCACGCCAGCTCGCCGAGCAGCAGGCGTCGGTCGAGCGGATGCTGTCGGCGCTCGCGTGGGAGCCGCCGTTCGCGAGCGCCGTCGCGGGCTTCCGCAACAAGGCGAAGATGGCGGTGGCCGGCACGGTCGACGCCCCCACCCTCGGGATCCTCGCGGCCGACGGCTCCGGCATCGACCTGCAGGCATGCCCGCTCCACGAGCGACCGATCCAGGACGCGATGCCGGTGCTCGAGGCGCTCGTGCGGGAGGCGCGCCTGACGCCCTACGACGTGCCGAGCCGCCGCGGCGAGCTCAAGCACCTGCTGCTCACCGCCTCGCCCGACGGCGAGCTGGCGCTGCGCCTCGTGCTGCGCTCGAGCGAGGCGATCGCGCGCATCCGCAAGCGCCTCGCCGCGCTGCTCGGGGCGCTGCCGCTCGCCTCCGTCTCGGTGAACCTGCAGCCGGCGCACAAGGCGGTGCTCGAGGGCGACGAGGAGCTCGTGCTGCACGGCGGCACGCTCCGGATGCGCGTGAACGACGTGCCGCTGCGGCTGAAGCCGCGCAGCTTCTTCCAGACGAACACCGCGGTCGCCGCGGGCCTCTACCGGCAGGCGACCGCGTGGATCGACGAGGTCGATCCCGCGAGCGCGCTCGACCTCTACTGCGGCGTCGGCGGCTTCGCGCTGCACGCGGCGCGGCCCGGCCGGCGCATGGCGGGGGTGGAGGTCGCGGCGGAGGCGATCGACGCGGCCCACGAGAGCGCCGCGGAGCTGGGGCTCGACGTCGCGTTCTCGGTGGGCGATGCGACGGCGGTCGACCTCGAGACGGGCGCCGCGCCGGAGCTCGTCGTCGTGAACCCGCCGCGCCGGGGCATCGGCCCGCTCGCGGCGCGGCTCGAGGCCTCCGCCGCCCGGCACGTCGTCTACTCCTCGTGCAACCCCGTGACGCTCGCGCGCGACCTGCAGGCGATGCCGAGCCTCGTGCCGGTGCGCGGCCGCGTCTTCGACATGTTCCCGCACACCGGCCACGCCGAGGTGCTCGTGCACCTCGAGCGGCGCTGA
- the ald gene encoding alanine dehydrogenase produces the protein MRIAIPTEIKPQESRVAITPAGVDALVHRGHEVWVQAGAGLGSRISDDDYLAAGARIAADADEAWAKGDLLLKVKEPIAAEFPRMRDGQTIFTYLHLAAAQDTARALLDSGATGIAYETVQLADRSLPLLAPMSEVAGRLSIAMGAYHLLAPAGGRGTLLGGVPGTRRAKVVVLGGGVAGEHAARNAVGLGADVTVVDLSIPRLRQLEASFGTAIQTRHSSRLEIAEQLADADLVIGSVLIPGAAAPKLVTDEMVAAMRPGAVLVDIAIDQGGCFEGSRPTTHDAPTFRVHDALYYCVANMPGAVPETSTRALTNATMPYVLRLADLGVDAAVAADPALAKGVNVRAGRVTNAGVAEAMGLELAAV, from the coding sequence ATGCGCATCGCCATCCCCACCGAGATCAAGCCCCAGGAGTCGCGCGTCGCGATCACGCCCGCGGGCGTCGACGCGCTCGTGCACCGCGGCCACGAGGTCTGGGTGCAGGCGGGCGCGGGCCTCGGGTCCCGCATCTCCGACGACGACTACCTCGCCGCCGGCGCGCGCATCGCCGCCGACGCCGACGAGGCCTGGGCGAAGGGCGACCTGCTGCTCAAGGTCAAGGAGCCCATCGCCGCCGAGTTCCCCCGCATGCGCGACGGGCAGACGATCTTCACCTACCTGCACCTCGCCGCCGCGCAGGACACCGCCCGCGCGCTCCTCGACTCCGGCGCGACGGGCATCGCCTACGAGACCGTGCAGCTCGCCGACCGCTCGCTGCCCCTGCTCGCCCCCATGAGCGAGGTCGCCGGCCGCCTCTCGATCGCGATGGGCGCCTACCACCTCCTCGCGCCCGCGGGCGGCCGCGGCACCCTGCTCGGCGGCGTGCCCGGCACGCGCCGCGCGAAGGTCGTCGTGCTCGGCGGCGGCGTCGCGGGCGAGCACGCGGCGCGGAACGCGGTGGGCCTCGGCGCCGACGTCACGGTGGTCGACCTCTCGATCCCGCGCCTGCGCCAGCTCGAGGCCTCCTTCGGCACCGCCATCCAGACCCGCCACTCCTCGCGGCTCGAGATCGCCGAGCAGCTCGCCGACGCCGATCTCGTGATCGGCTCGGTGCTCATCCCGGGCGCGGCGGCCCCGAAGCTCGTCACCGACGAGATGGTGGCGGCGATGCGACCGGGCGCCGTGCTCGTCGACATCGCGATCGACCAGGGCGGCTGCTTCGAGGGCTCGCGCCCGACGACGCACGACGCCCCCACCTTCCGCGTGCACGACGCGCTGTACTACTGCGTCGCGAACATGCCCGGCGCCGTCCCCGAGACCTCGACGCGCGCGCTCACGAACGCGACGATGCCCTACGTGCTGCGCCTCGCCGACCTCGGCGTCGACGCGGCGGTCGCGGCAGACCCGGCGCTCGCGAAGGGCGTCAACGTGCGAGCGGGCCGCGTCACGAACGCGGGCGTCGCCGAGGCGATGGGCCTGGAGCTCGCCGCCGTCTGA
- a CDS encoding cation:dicarboxylate symporter family transporter has product MATTPSTDGSRLGRLRRIDKTHWLYIAVIVAVVLGIAVGLAAPEVGESLAPVGKGFVALIKMMIAPVIFCTIVVGIGSIAKAATVGKVGGLALIYFLAMSTFALAIGLVVGNFVHPGEGLNIADATYEATGEASTTTDFLLGIIPTTLFSPLTGESVLQTLFVALLVGFAVQAMGERGTPILNVVKHLQALVFRVLTMILWVAPIGAFGAIAGVVGSTGWGAVVALATLMLGFYLTCIVFIVVVLGTLLKLVTGVNIFSLMKYLGREYLLIVGTSSSESALPRLIAKMEHAGVSKPVVGITVPTGYSFNLDGTAIYLTMASLFISTAMGMPMSIPEQIGLLVFMIIASKGAAGVTGAGLATLAGGLQTYRPDLVDGVGVIVGIDRFMSEARALTNFTGNAVATLLIGTWTKQIDMVQVRGVLAGERPFDERTMLADDHGAAPATGEVATGGAHEFEATERR; this is encoded by the coding sequence ATGGCAACGACGCCCAGCACCGACGGATCGCGGCTCGGCCGCCTCCGTCGCATCGACAAGACGCACTGGCTCTACATCGCGGTGATCGTCGCGGTCGTCCTCGGCATCGCCGTGGGCCTCGCCGCTCCTGAGGTCGGCGAGTCGCTCGCCCCCGTCGGCAAGGGCTTCGTCGCCCTCATCAAGATGATGATCGCGCCCGTGATCTTCTGCACGATCGTCGTCGGCATCGGCTCGATCGCCAAGGCCGCGACGGTCGGCAAGGTCGGCGGCCTCGCGCTGATCTACTTCCTCGCGATGTCGACCTTCGCGCTCGCGATCGGCCTCGTCGTCGGCAACTTCGTCCACCCGGGCGAGGGGCTCAACATCGCCGACGCCACCTACGAGGCGACGGGCGAGGCCTCGACCACGACCGACTTCCTGCTCGGCATCATCCCCACGACGCTCTTCTCGCCGCTCACGGGCGAGTCGGTGCTGCAGACGCTCTTCGTCGCCCTGCTCGTCGGCTTCGCCGTGCAGGCGATGGGCGAGCGCGGCACGCCGATCCTGAACGTCGTCAAGCACCTGCAGGCGCTCGTCTTCCGCGTGCTGACGATGATCCTGTGGGTCGCCCCCATCGGCGCCTTCGGCGCGATCGCCGGCGTCGTCGGCTCGACCGGCTGGGGCGCGGTCGTCGCGCTCGCCACCCTGATGCTCGGCTTCTACCTCACCTGCATCGTCTTCATCGTGGTCGTGCTCGGCACGCTGCTGAAGCTCGTCACGGGCGTGAACATCTTCTCGCTCATGAAGTACCTCGGCCGCGAGTACCTGCTCATCGTCGGCACCTCCTCCTCCGAGTCGGCCCTCCCCCGCCTCATCGCCAAGATGGAGCACGCGGGCGTCTCGAAGCCGGTCGTCGGCATCACGGTGCCCACGGGCTACTCGTTCAACCTCGACGGCACGGCCATCTACCTGACGATGGCGTCGCTGTTCATCTCGACCGCCATGGGCATGCCGATGTCGATCCCGGAGCAGATCGGCCTGCTGGTCTTCATGATCATCGCCTCGAAGGGCGCCGCGGGCGTCACGGGCGCCGGCCTCGCGACCCTCGCGGGCGGCCTGCAGACCTACCGCCCCGACCTCGTCGACGGCGTGGGCGTCATCGTGGGCATCGACCGCTTCATGTCGGAGGCGCGCGCGCTCACGAACTTCACCGGCAACGCCGTGGCCACGCTCCTCATCGGCACCTGGACGAAGCAGATCGACATGGTGCAGGTGCGCGGCGTCCTCGCGGGCGAGCGCCCCTTCGACGAGCGCACGATGCTCGCCGACGACCACGGCGCGGCCCCCGCGACCGGCGAGGTCGCGACGGGCGGCGCGCACGAGTTCGAGGCGACCGAGCGGCGCTGA
- a CDS encoding APC family permease, whose product MTTLQRRIGVPGAIAIGLGAMIGAGLFSVWGPAAGIAGPWLPLALVLAGAIATMNALSTAQLAMEHPVAGGAYAYGRAEAGERVGFAAGWMFLTGKTASAAAIAVVAGRHLWPEHAVPVAIAAVLVLAAINMAGVRVTAWTSAALVAVVLAVVVGALVWWASGGAPHGAVTAALAAGDVGVLPAAPAPLVGAAAGGPLAVLQAAGILFFAFAGYARMATLGEEARDPRRTLPVAIVVGLAVVLVLYALVAWAVSDALGPQLALSATPVADLVADPTLHRAVLLAGALACLGSLLGILAGLSRTSLAMARERDLPRPLSRVAARTGTPVVAEAAVAALAIVGVLVLPAGGLVALSSTCVLAYYGIAHLAAIRMRRRGIRMWLPAWLPWLGAAACALVVATLPWPGVVGAALWLALGLGARALLRR is encoded by the coding sequence GTGACGACCCTCCAGCGCCGCATCGGCGTGCCCGGCGCGATCGCCATCGGCCTCGGCGCGATGATCGGCGCGGGGCTGTTCTCGGTGTGGGGCCCGGCCGCCGGGATCGCGGGGCCGTGGCTGCCGCTCGCGCTCGTGCTCGCCGGCGCCATCGCGACCATGAACGCCCTCTCCACCGCGCAGCTCGCCATGGAGCACCCGGTCGCGGGCGGCGCCTACGCGTACGGCCGGGCGGAGGCGGGGGAGCGCGTCGGCTTCGCCGCGGGGTGGATGTTCCTCACGGGCAAGACGGCCTCGGCGGCCGCGATCGCCGTGGTCGCAGGCCGGCACCTGTGGCCCGAGCACGCGGTGCCCGTCGCGATCGCGGCGGTCCTCGTGCTCGCCGCGATCAACATGGCGGGCGTGCGCGTGACCGCATGGACCTCGGCGGCGCTCGTCGCGGTCGTGCTCGCGGTCGTCGTCGGGGCGCTCGTGTGGTGGGCGTCCGGGGGAGCACCGCACGGCGCCGTGACCGCAGCGCTCGCAGCGGGCGACGTCGGGGTGCTGCCGGCGGCGCCCGCGCCGCTCGTCGGCGCCGCGGCCGGCGGCCCGCTCGCCGTGCTGCAGGCCGCGGGCATCCTCTTCTTCGCGTTCGCCGGCTACGCGCGCATGGCGACGCTCGGCGAGGAGGCCCGCGACCCGCGCCGCACGCTCCCCGTCGCGATCGTCGTGGGCCTCGCCGTGGTGCTCGTGCTCTACGCCCTCGTGGCCTGGGCCGTCTCCGACGCGCTCGGCCCGCAGCTGGCGCTGTCGGCGACGCCGGTGGCCGACCTCGTGGCCGACCCGACCCTCCACCGGGCGGTGCTCCTGGCCGGCGCGCTCGCGTGCCTCGGCTCGCTGCTCGGCATCCTCGCCGGCCTCAGCCGCACGAGCCTCGCGATGGCGCGCGAGCGCGACCTGCCCAGGCCGCTCTCGCGCGTCGCCGCCCGCACCGGCACGCCCGTCGTCGCGGAGGCCGCGGTCGCCGCGCTCGCGATCGTGGGCGTCCTCGTGCTGCCCGCCGGCGGCCTCGTGGCGCTCTCGTCCACCTGCGTGCTCGCCTACTACGGCATCGCGCACCTCGCGGCGATCCGGATGCGTCGCCGCGGCATCCGGATGTGGCTGCCGGCCTGGCTCCCGTGGCTGGGCGCGGCCGCGTGCGCCCTCGTCGTCGCGACGCTGCCCTGGCCCGGCGTCGTCGGCGCGGCGCTCTGGCTGGCGCTCGGGCTCGGCGCGCGGGCCTTGCTGCGCCGCTGA
- a CDS encoding response regulator, translating to MIRVLIVEDERGTAAAHVAYVQRCEGFEVAAVAHSAAAALLAMREAAAKGAPLQLVLLDMQLPDGHGLDVCRRLRAEGHLVDVIAVTAERGLETVRDAIAVGVVQYLIKPFAFSALAERLQRYRDYRDRVDGEGRLTQQEVDQAIAALRTTNAPGLAKGLSADTLEAVAALLADGTARSAAEVAAEVGLSRVTARRYLEHLAATGDVERSPRYGARGRPELEYSRG from the coding sequence GTGATCCGGGTGCTCATCGTCGAGGACGAGCGCGGCACGGCAGCCGCGCACGTCGCCTACGTGCAGCGCTGCGAGGGCTTCGAGGTGGCGGCGGTCGCGCACTCGGCCGCCGCGGCGCTGCTGGCGATGCGCGAGGCGGCCGCGAAGGGCGCGCCGCTGCAGCTCGTGCTGCTCGACATGCAGCTGCCCGACGGCCACGGGCTCGACGTCTGCCGGCGCCTGCGCGCCGAGGGGCACCTCGTCGACGTCATCGCCGTCACGGCCGAGCGCGGGCTCGAGACGGTGCGCGACGCCATCGCCGTCGGCGTCGTGCAGTACCTCATCAAGCCCTTCGCGTTCTCGGCGCTCGCGGAGCGCCTGCAGCGCTACCGCGACTACCGCGACCGCGTCGACGGCGAAGGCCGGCTCACGCAGCAGGAGGTCGACCAGGCGATCGCGGCGCTGCGCACCACGAACGCGCCGGGGCTCGCGAAGGGGCTCTCGGCCGACACGCTCGAGGCCGTCGCCGCGCTGCTCGCCGACGGCACGGCGAGATCGGCGGCGGAGGTCGCTGCCGAGGTCGGGCTCTCGCGCGTCACGGCGCGGCGCTACCTCGAGCACCTGGCCGCCACGGGCGACGTGGAGCGGAGCCCCCGCTACGGCGCGCGCGGGCGGCCGGAGCTCGAGTACTCGCGCGGCTGA
- the gndA gene encoding NADP-dependent phosphogluconate dehydrogenase: MPTANIAVVGLAVMGSNLARNLASREGNTVAVYNRTTQKTDDLIAAHPEAGFVKAATMQELADSLQQPRTAIIMVKAGRPTDAVIDELVSVFEPGDIIVDGGNALFTDTIRREAKVRETGIHFVGCGISGGEEGALNGPSLMPGGTAESYETLGPILERIAAVAEGEPCVTHVGTDGAGHFVKMVHNGIEYADMQLIAEAYDLIRRGTGKSPAEIADVFEQWNTGELESYLIEITAEVLRQVDAETGKPLVDVILDAAGAKGTGAWTVQTALDLGVPVSGIAEAVFARSLSSKLAQRAAASDLPGPSETWTVEDPEAFVEDVRKALFASKIVAYSQGFDEIVAAAEEHGWEIQKGEVARIWRAGCIIRARFLNDITSAYAEDPELPALLLAPYFRDALGQTQEAWRRVVVAAAQAGIPAPAFSSSLSYYDGLRAERLPAALVQGQRDFFGAHTYRRVDKEGTFHTQWSGDRTEAPAVDTH, from the coding sequence ATGCCTACCGCCAACATCGCCGTCGTCGGCCTCGCCGTCATGGGCTCGAACCTCGCCCGCAACCTCGCCTCCCGCGAGGGCAACACCGTCGCGGTCTACAACCGCACGACGCAGAAGACCGACGACCTCATCGCCGCCCACCCCGAGGCGGGGTTCGTGAAGGCGGCGACGATGCAGGAGCTCGCCGACAGCCTCCAGCAGCCGCGCACCGCGATCATCATGGTGAAGGCCGGCCGCCCCACCGACGCCGTCATCGACGAGCTCGTCTCGGTCTTCGAGCCCGGCGACATCATCGTCGACGGTGGCAACGCGCTCTTCACCGACACCATCCGCCGCGAGGCGAAGGTGCGCGAGACCGGCATCCACTTCGTGGGCTGCGGCATCTCCGGCGGCGAGGAGGGGGCGCTCAACGGCCCCTCGCTCATGCCCGGCGGCACGGCCGAGTCGTACGAGACGCTCGGCCCGATCCTCGAGCGCATCGCCGCGGTCGCCGAGGGCGAGCCCTGCGTGACGCACGTCGGCACCGACGGCGCCGGCCACTTCGTGAAGATGGTGCACAACGGCATCGAGTACGCCGACATGCAGCTCATCGCCGAGGCCTACGACCTCATCCGCCGCGGCACGGGCAAGTCGCCGGCCGAGATCGCCGACGTCTTCGAGCAGTGGAACACGGGCGAGCTCGAGTCGTACCTCATCGAGATCACCGCCGAGGTGCTGCGCCAGGTCGACGCCGAGACCGGGAAGCCCCTCGTCGACGTCATCCTCGACGCCGCGGGCGCGAAGGGCACGGGCGCCTGGACGGTGCAGACCGCGCTCGACCTCGGCGTCCCCGTCTCGGGCATCGCCGAGGCCGTCTTCGCCCGCTCGCTCTCGTCGAAGCTGGCGCAGCGCGCCGCCGCCTCCGACCTCCCCGGCCCCTCGGAGACGTGGACGGTCGAGGACCCGGAGGCGTTCGTCGAGGACGTCCGCAAGGCCCTCTTCGCCTCGAAGATCGTCGCCTACTCGCAGGGCTTCGACGAGATCGTCGCCGCCGCCGAGGAGCACGGCTGGGAGATCCAGAAGGGCGAGGTCGCCCGCATCTGGCGCGCCGGCTGCATCATCCGCGCCCGCTTCCTCAACGACATCACGAGCGCCTACGCCGAGGACCCGGAGCTGCCCGCGCTGCTGCTCGCGCCGTACTTCCGCGATGCGCTCGGCCAGACGCAGGAGGCGTGGCGCCGCGTCGTCGTCGCCGCCGCCCAGGCGGGCATCCCCGCCCCCGCGTTCTCGTCGAGCCTGTCGTACTACGACGGCCTCCGCGCCGAGCGCCTGCCTGCCGCGCTCGTGCAGGGCCAGCGCGACTTCTTCGGCGCGCACACGTACCGCCGCGTCGACAAGGAGGGCACCTTCCACACGCAGTGGTCGGGCGACCGCACCGAGGCCCCGGCCGTCGACACGCACTGA
- a CDS encoding mechanosensitive ion channel family protein — protein MPLIDVLALVGLSVGIAAVVAVVASAMLVAGAAAATRSRSRARIAAVRRPLRWPVAALAFVIGLSVAAGATGLQGALGDEGGRVLGQVLVIAGIAAGAWLLVRLVGVASAAVLARFAAADAGRRARKVHTQVEIMRRVLTVVVVVVAFGAALFTFEAARVAGTSLLASAGLASLVAGLAAQSLLGNVFAGIQLVVSDAIRVDDVVVVEGEWGHIEEITLTYVVVRIWDDRRLVLPSTYFTTTPFESWTRTTTQLMGAVELDVDWSVPMDAMREELDRILADEPAWDGRERLLQVTGAVGGAVRVRVLLTTADGADMAGLQHAVRERLVDWLRQRHPDALPRQRFEPFAASEGEGEGASAGRQAA, from the coding sequence ATGCCCCTGATCGACGTCCTCGCCCTCGTGGGCCTGTCCGTCGGCATCGCCGCGGTCGTCGCGGTCGTCGCGAGCGCCATGCTCGTCGCCGGCGCCGCCGCCGCGACCCGATCCCGATCCCGCGCCCGCATCGCGGCGGTGCGCCGGCCGCTGCGCTGGCCCGTCGCGGCGCTGGCCTTCGTCATCGGGCTCTCGGTCGCCGCGGGCGCGACCGGCCTCCAGGGAGCGCTCGGCGACGAGGGCGGGCGCGTGCTGGGCCAGGTGCTCGTGATCGCGGGCATCGCCGCGGGGGCGTGGCTGCTCGTGCGGCTCGTCGGCGTGGCGAGCGCCGCGGTGCTCGCGCGCTTCGCGGCCGCCGACGCGGGCCGCCGCGCGCGCAAGGTGCACACGCAGGTCGAGATCATGCGGCGCGTCCTCACGGTCGTCGTGGTCGTCGTCGCCTTCGGCGCGGCGCTGTTCACCTTCGAGGCCGCGCGCGTCGCGGGCACGAGCCTCCTGGCCTCCGCGGGCCTCGCCTCGCTCGTCGCGGGCCTCGCGGCGCAGTCGCTGCTCGGCAACGTCTTCGCAGGCATCCAGCTCGTGGTCTCCGACGCCATCCGGGTCGACGACGTCGTCGTGGTCGAGGGGGAGTGGGGGCACATCGAGGAGATCACCCTCACCTACGTCGTCGTGCGCATCTGGGACGACCGCCGGCTCGTGCTGCCCTCCACCTACTTCACGACGACGCCGTTCGAGAGCTGGACGCGCACGACGACGCAGCTCATGGGCGCCGTCGAGCTCGACGTCGACTGGAGCGTGCCGATGGACGCCATGCGCGAGGAGCTCGACCGCATCCTGGCGGACGAGCCCGCGTGGGACGGCCGCGAGCGGCTGCTGCAGGTGACGGGCGCGGTGGGCGGCGCCGTGCGCGTGCGCGTGCTGCTCACGACCGCCGACGGCGCCGACATGGCGGGGCTGCAGCACGCGGTGCGGGAGCGGCTCGTCGACTGGCTGCGGCAGCGGCACCCGGATGCGCTGCCGCGCCAGCGCTTCGAGCCGTTCGCGGCGAGCGAGGGCGAGGGCGAGGGCGCGTCGGCCGGTCGGCAGGCGGCCTAG
- a CDS encoding Lrp/AsnC family transcriptional regulator: protein MSPSSPSDPKPPQPDDSLDQVDHALLGILRDDARTTNRELARAVGIAESTAHARVRRLEERGVIAGYEAVVRQARLGRGLQALVHVTLRAGARATIPDFAEKVRALPEVSQLFFLGGVDDFIVHVAVPDSTGLRRFVVDHLSADATVASTRTSIVFEYRRNVSTASFA from the coding sequence ATGAGCCCCTCGAGCCCCTCCGACCCGAAGCCGCCGCAGCCCGACGACTCCCTCGACCAGGTCGACCACGCGCTCCTCGGCATCCTGCGCGACGACGCGCGCACGACGAACCGGGAGCTCGCGCGCGCGGTCGGCATCGCCGAGTCGACCGCGCACGCGCGCGTGCGCCGGCTCGAGGAGCGCGGCGTCATCGCCGGCTACGAGGCCGTCGTGCGGCAGGCGCGGCTCGGCCGCGGCCTCCAGGCGCTCGTGCACGTGACGCTCCGCGCGGGCGCGCGCGCCACGATCCCCGACTTCGCCGAGAAGGTGCGGGCGCTGCCGGAGGTGAGCCAGCTCTTCTTCCTCGGCGGCGTCGACGACTTTATCGTGCACGTCGCCGTGCCCGACTCCACGGGCCTGCGCCGCTTCGTCGTCGACCACCTCTCGGCCGACGCGACCGTCGCCTCGACGCGCACGAGCATCGTCTTCGAGTACCGCCGGAACGTCTCGACGGCCTCCTTCGCCTAG